Proteins found in one Hyla sarda isolate aHylSar1 chromosome 7, aHylSar1.hap1, whole genome shotgun sequence genomic segment:
- the CALHM1 gene encoding calcium homeostasis modulator protein 1 — protein sequence MDKFRMIFQFLQANQESFMNGICGIMALASAQLYTTFDFNCPCLPSYNLSYAMGVLCVPPIVLFLLGFVMNNNVSMLAEEWKRPTGMRQKDSAVLRYMFCSMTQRALIAPAVWISVSLLHGECFICAFSTSVPIETLGNMTGVTLSEKEIKRMLARIPCKDIYDGHDIIPQEVASRYLRCISQAFGWTFILLMTFLAFLIRAIRPCFTQAAFLKSKYWSHYIDIERKLFDETCTEHAKSFAKLCIQQFFENINRDFTMGHTNILEKLEKSEKSSEQEETDKLLGVTSQGTINTLLQNWHKCKPPLNLNSYEHQNGNGCIKNDHQFNNLNGPKKEIVTYYSKV from the exons ATGGATAAATTTCGTATGATCTTCCAGTTTCTCCAAGCCAACCAAGAATCATTCATGAATGGAATATGTGGTATTATGGCACTTGCGAGTGCCCAGCTATACACGACATTCGATTTCAATTGCCCATGCCTTCCGAGCTACAATTTGTCCTATGCCATGGGTGTATTGTGTGTGCCACCTATTGTATTATTTTTACTTGGATTTGTTATGAACAATAATGTCTCCATGCTGGCAGAAGAATGGAAGAGACCGACGGGCATGAGGCAAAAAGACTCGGCTGTTCTGCGATACATGTTCTGCTCAATGACACAACGGGCATTGATAGCCCCGGCCGTGTGGATCTCAGTGTCCCTATTACACGGCGAATGTTTTATATGTGCCTTTAGCACGTCAGTACCTATTGAGACACTGGGAAACATGACTGGAGTCACCCTGTCTGAGAAGGAAATTAAGAGAATGCTTGCCAGGATCCCTTGTAAGGACATTTACGATGGACATGATATCATCCCACAAGAAGTGGCATCAAGATATCTGCGCTGTATCTCACAG GCCTTTGGCTGGACCTTCATCCTACTGATGACTTTCTTGGCCTTTCTCATCAGAGCCATTCGACCCTGCTTTACACAAGCTGCTTTTCTGAAGAGCAAATACTGGTCTCACTATATTGACATAGAAAGAAAACTATTTGATGAGACCTGCACTGAGCACGCGAAAAGCTTTGCAAAGCTATGCATTCAACAATTTTTTGAGAACATCAATCGAGATTTCACCATGGGACATACCAACATATTAGAGAAACTAGAGAAATCGGAGAAATCATCAGAGCAAGAAGAAACAGATAAACTCCTAGGAGTTACCAGCCAGGGGACAATAAACACCCTTCTACAGAACTGGCACAAATGTAAACCTCCGCTTAACCTGAATTCATATGAGCATCAAAATGGCAATGGATGTATTAAAAATGATCACCAGTTCAATAATCTCAATGGACCAAAGAAGGAAATAGTAACATATTACAGCAAAGTttag